One window of the Streptomyces sp. NBC_00259 genome contains the following:
- a CDS encoding NUDIX domain-containing protein: MTTNEYAAYIASLPRVLAGAATLFRDGEGRVLLVEPNYRAGWALPGGTVESDAGETPREAARRETLEEIGLDVEPGRLLAIDWVRGHDRPPIVAYVYDGGVLSGERFSAIRLQEEELISWKLVSPEEITTYLLGELGHRVLAALDALDSGTGPVELVDGRPGR, translated from the coding sequence GTGACCACCAACGAATACGCCGCGTACATCGCGTCCCTCCCCCGGGTACTCGCCGGGGCCGCCACCCTCTTCCGGGACGGCGAGGGCCGGGTGCTGCTCGTCGAGCCCAACTACCGTGCGGGATGGGCGCTTCCGGGCGGCACGGTCGAGTCCGACGCCGGAGAGACGCCCCGCGAGGCCGCCCGGCGCGAGACGCTGGAGGAGATCGGGCTGGACGTCGAACCGGGGCGGCTGCTCGCGATCGACTGGGTACGGGGACATGACCGGCCGCCGATCGTCGCGTACGTCTACGACGGCGGCGTGCTGAGCGGGGAGCGGTTCTCGGCGATCCGGCTCCAGGAGGAGGAGCTGATCTCCTGGAAGCTGGTGTCGCCCGAGGAGATCACGACCTATCTGCTCGGCGAACTGGGCCATCGCGTCCTCGCCGCGCTGGACGCGCTCGACTCCGGCACGGGCCCGGTCGAGCTGGTCGACGGACGCCCGGGGCGGTGA
- a CDS encoding ADP-ribosylglycohydrolase family protein, producing MTPPGTPQGPRTAERILGGWLGRIAGNMLGKPVERGDYWTRDRIDRYLRLTGALPLTDYLPEPPPGSAADFELRPEWRSCVRGRIHGSCRDDDVDYAILGLHLLETHGFDFTTEQVGELWLLRLPYLQTFTAERAAYRNLTAGLKPPLTATYDNPHQEWIGALIRADIFGWTCPGDPARAASLARRDAVLSHTGNGVYGAMWAAAMIAAAFTATTAREAVETALTRVPASCRLARTVRRATALYDAGLPWSDALTELDRETGRLGWIHTVPNAGVITAGLLYGAGDFTSTIALTVRGGLDTDSNGATAGSVAGVLCGASGIPPQWTRPLEDRVRSAVFGFDGARIGELANRTARLAAATPAGAGA from the coding sequence CGTCGAGCGCGGTGACTACTGGACCCGTGACCGCATCGACCGCTATCTGCGGCTCACCGGTGCGCTCCCGCTCACCGACTATCTCCCCGAGCCGCCCCCGGGGTCGGCGGCGGACTTCGAGCTGCGCCCGGAGTGGCGGAGTTGCGTCCGCGGCCGGATCCACGGCAGCTGCCGCGACGACGACGTCGACTACGCGATCCTCGGCCTCCATCTGCTGGAGACCCACGGCTTCGACTTCACCACCGAGCAGGTCGGCGAGCTGTGGCTGCTGAGGCTGCCGTACCTGCAGACCTTCACGGCCGAGCGGGCGGCGTACCGCAACCTCACCGCCGGGCTGAAGCCGCCGCTCACCGCCACGTACGACAATCCCCACCAGGAGTGGATCGGCGCGCTGATCCGTGCGGACATCTTCGGCTGGACCTGCCCGGGCGATCCGGCCCGCGCGGCCTCCCTCGCCCGCCGGGACGCAGTGCTGTCCCACACCGGCAACGGGGTGTACGGGGCGATGTGGGCGGCGGCGATGATCGCCGCGGCCTTCACGGCGACGACGGCCCGCGAGGCCGTCGAGACCGCCCTCACCCGTGTCCCGGCGAGCTGCAGGCTCGCCCGTACCGTCCGGCGTGCGACGGCCCTGTACGACGCGGGCCTCCCCTGGTCCGACGCGCTCACCGAGCTGGACCGGGAGACCGGCCGCCTCGGCTGGATCCACACCGTTCCGAACGCCGGTGTCATCACGGCCGGACTGCTGTACGGGGCGGGGGACTTCACGTCCACCATCGCGCTGACCGTGCGCGGCGGCCTGGACACCGACTCCAACGGGGCGACGGCCGGTTCGGTCGCCGGGGTGCTGTGCGGCGCGTCCGGCATTCCGCCGCAGTGGACCCGGCCGCTGGAGGACCGGGTGCGCAGCGCGGTGTTCGGCTTCGACGGCGCACGGATCGGTGAACTGGCCAACCGGACCGCCCGTTTGGCTGCCGCGACGCCGGCCGGCGCGGGGGCGTGA